A window of the Deltaproteobacteria bacterium genome harbors these coding sequences:
- a CDS encoding rubredoxin has translation MKKYICANCGYVYDPAAGDPMSGIAPGTAFGDLPPGWVCPMCYAPKSQFDELE, from the coding sequence ATCAAAAAATACATCTGCGCGAACTGCGGATACGTCTACGATCCGGCGGCCGGGGACCCGATGAGCGGGATCGCGCCGGGGACGGCGTTCGGAGACCTGCCCCCGGGGTGGGTCTGCCCGATGTGCTACGCCCCGAAATCCCAGTTCGACGAGCTGGAGTAG
- a CDS encoding bifunctional homocysteine S-methyltransferase/methylenetetrahydrofolate reductase encodes MKRSPLIFDGAMGTVIYDRGVFINTCYDELCLANPKLILQIHRDYVEAGAEVIETNTFGANPIRLKPYGLAEKTEAINRAGVRLAREAAGNEVFVAGSVGPCTESRQRMPEAFAPEVEAAFREQMGALAAEGVDLFLLETFSNLNELQLAARVAKAFGRPVLASFVLNDRGETALGTRAETMASALSGDGNVDIVGINCGTGPSGAFDALQAILPHTGKPVVVMPNAGMPREINGRVMYLTSPEYFTEYAKKYIELGVRGVGGCCGTTPAHIRMAARAVKPLRVGKRRVEVKPLLRQESLVYAVPTERKSRLAAKLCAGEKVTSVELVPPKSSDMTALLERARMCAEAGVDAINIPDGPRASARVSPMISALTILQQVGIEPILHYCCRDRNLIGMQSDLLGGYAAKLANFLIITGDPPKLGEYPDVTGVFDVDAIGLVQVAANLNRGLDIGGNPIDPPTGLFIGVGANPCAVDLEREIERYFRKIDAGAEFAITQPVFDPEALLRFLDRVETYRRKIPVLAGVWPLLSFKNAEFMNNEVPGVVVPKAILERMSRCRTREDGRKAGIEIARGIVERISDRVNGFQVSAPMGHVETALAVLGKSS; translated from the coding sequence ATGAAGCGGTCGCCGCTCATCTTCGACGGCGCCATGGGAACGGTGATCTACGACCGCGGGGTGTTCATCAACACCTGCTACGACGAGCTGTGCCTCGCGAACCCGAAGCTCATCCTCCAGATCCACCGCGACTACGTGGAGGCCGGGGCCGAGGTGATCGAGACGAACACCTTCGGCGCCAACCCGATCCGGCTCAAGCCGTACGGCCTCGCCGAGAAGACGGAGGCGATCAACCGCGCCGGGGTCCGGCTGGCGCGGGAGGCGGCGGGGAACGAGGTCTTCGTCGCGGGCTCGGTCGGTCCGTGCACCGAGTCCCGGCAGCGGATGCCCGAGGCGTTCGCCCCCGAGGTCGAGGCGGCGTTCCGGGAGCAGATGGGGGCCCTCGCGGCGGAGGGGGTGGACCTGTTTCTCCTCGAGACCTTCTCCAACCTGAACGAACTCCAGCTCGCCGCGCGGGTGGCGAAGGCGTTCGGCCGCCCTGTCCTGGCCTCCTTCGTCCTCAACGACCGGGGCGAGACCGCCCTGGGGACGCGGGCGGAAACGATGGCGTCGGCCCTTTCCGGCGACGGCAACGTCGACATCGTCGGGATCAACTGCGGCACGGGCCCTTCCGGCGCCTTCGACGCGCTCCAGGCGATCCTCCCGCACACCGGGAAACCGGTGGTCGTCATGCCGAACGCGGGGATGCCCCGGGAGATCAACGGGCGCGTGATGTACCTGACGAGCCCGGAATACTTCACCGAGTACGCCAAGAAGTACATCGAGCTGGGGGTCCGGGGCGTGGGGGGGTGCTGCGGGACGACGCCGGCGCACATCCGGATGGCGGCGCGCGCCGTGAAGCCGCTGCGCGTCGGGAAACGGCGGGTGGAGGTGAAACCGCTCCTCCGGCAGGAGTCGCTGGTCTACGCGGTCCCGACCGAGCGGAAGTCGCGGCTCGCGGCGAAGTTGTGCGCGGGGGAGAAGGTGACGTCGGTGGAGCTCGTCCCGCCGAAATCGAGCGACATGACGGCGCTGCTCGAAAGGGCGCGGATGTGCGCGGAGGCCGGCGTCGACGCGATCAACATCCCCGACGGCCCCCGGGCGAGCGCGCGGGTCTCCCCGATGATCTCCGCCCTCACCATCCTGCAGCAGGTCGGGATCGAGCCGATCCTCCACTACTGCTGCCGCGACCGGAACCTGATCGGGATGCAGTCCGACCTGCTGGGTGGATACGCCGCGAAGCTCGCGAACTTCCTCATCATCACCGGGGACCCGCCGAAGCTGGGGGAGTACCCCGACGTGACCGGCGTCTTCGACGTGGACGCCATCGGGCTGGTGCAGGTGGCGGCCAACCTGAACCGCGGGCTGGACATCGGCGGCAACCCGATCGATCCGCCCACGGGCCTGTTCATCGGGGTGGGCGCCAACCCGTGCGCGGTGGACCTGGAACGCGAGATCGAGCGGTACTTCCGGAAGATCGACGCGGGGGCGGAGTTCGCCATCACGCAGCCGGTGTTCGATCCCGAGGCGCTGCTGCGGTTCCTCGACCGCGTGGAGACGTACCGGCGGAAGATCCCCGTGCTCGCGGGGGTGTGGCCGCTCCTCAGCTTCAAGAACGCCGAGTTCATGAACAACGAGGTCCCCGGCGTGGTCGTGCCGAAGGCGATCCTCGAGCGGATGTCGCGGTGCCGGACCAGGGAGGACGGGCGGAAGGCGGGGATCGAGATCGCCCGCGGGATCGTCGAGAGGATCTCGGACCGCGTGAACGGCTTCCAGGTGAGCGCCCCGATGGGGCACGTCGAGACGGCGCTGGCGGTTCTGGGAAAATCGTCCTGA
- the gcvH gene encoding glycine cleavage system protein GcvH → MEETGLKFSEDHVWVLEMGPTVRIGVSDYGQEQLGEILSAAMCEVGKFLEPGDTFSELESQKTVIELPSPVTGTVRAVNEAIRDDPSVINVDPYGKGWIVEVEIEEPEELERLMNGEEYETFVEE, encoded by the coding sequence ATGGAAGAGACCGGACTGAAATTCTCCGAAGATCACGTCTGGGTCCTCGAGATGGGACCCACCGTCCGCATCGGCGTTTCCGACTACGGGCAGGAGCAACTGGGGGAGATCCTCTCCGCGGCGATGTGCGAGGTCGGAAAGTTCCTTGAGCCGGGAGACACGTTCAGCGAATTGGAATCCCAGAAAACCGTGATCGAGCTCCCCTCCCCCGTCACGGGGACGGTCCGGGCCGTCAACGAGGCGATCCGGGACGACCCCTCCGTGATCAACGTCGACCCGTACGGCAAGGGGTGGATCGTCGAGGTCGAGATCGAGGAGCCCGAGGAGCTCGAGCGGCTGATGAACGGCGAAGAGTACGAGACGTTCGTCGAGGAGTAG
- a CDS encoding NapC/NirT family cytochrome c: MDEREQGTETPGKRSKEGLFDKIGMHVPEGKHDRLHIQPRFFKFLGFLGVLFLLFSVGMFEFSTSPYFCASCHIMKPYYQAWKTSKHNHVPCVDCHYPPDVRDKMILKFQALSQVAKYVTRTYSSKPYAEISDESCLRKGCHETRLLQGTVTFKRGIKFDHKPHLTGMKRGKKLRCTSCHSQIVVGNHMEVTESTCFLCHFRGAVVGREMNPIGGCGDKCHKAPEKDIKFGTMTFNHKDFVGSRHVACQNCHLDAIQGTGEAKKERCFQCHNDEKRLSRFTDIDFMHKQHVTDKKVDCMHCHEPIKHAVKTSMEPLHFDCSVCHERKHNIQKQIYQGIGARGVPNRPSPMFTMNVDCPACHYVKKMGPEAAQFLGQTFRAGEDGCIKCHGEDFRGILDEWHKTLKDAVADAKPAVDKARILARAGGNSKAVRLAKDAEYNFLFVQYGHGVHNVEYAVDVLAKAKADAEAALAASKK, from the coding sequence ATGGACGAACGGGAACAGGGAACGGAAACCCCGGGGAAACGCAGCAAGGAGGGCCTTTTCGACAAGATCGGGATGCACGTCCCGGAGGGGAAGCACGACCGGCTGCACATCCAGCCCCGGTTCTTCAAGTTCCTCGGGTTTCTCGGGGTCCTGTTCCTCCTCTTCTCGGTGGGGATGTTCGAGTTCTCCACCAGCCCCTACTTCTGCGCGAGCTGCCACATCATGAAGCCGTACTACCAGGCGTGGAAGACGTCCAAGCACAACCACGTGCCGTGCGTCGACTGCCACTACCCGCCGGACGTGCGGGACAAGATGATCCTGAAGTTCCAGGCCCTCTCCCAGGTCGCCAAGTACGTGACCCGAACGTACAGTTCGAAGCCGTACGCGGAGATCAGCGACGAGTCGTGCCTGCGCAAGGGGTGCCACGAGACCCGGCTCCTCCAGGGCACGGTGACCTTCAAGCGGGGGATCAAGTTCGACCACAAGCCCCACCTGACCGGCATGAAGCGGGGCAAGAAACTGCGATGCACCAGCTGCCACAGCCAGATCGTGGTCGGGAACCACATGGAGGTGACGGAGAGCACCTGCTTCCTGTGCCACTTCCGCGGCGCGGTGGTGGGACGCGAGATGAACCCGATCGGCGGCTGCGGCGACAAGTGCCACAAGGCGCCGGAGAAGGACATCAAGTTCGGCACCATGACGTTCAATCACAAGGATTTCGTCGGGTCGCGGCACGTCGCGTGCCAGAACTGCCACCTCGACGCGATCCAGGGGACCGGTGAGGCGAAGAAGGAGCGGTGCTTCCAGTGCCACAACGACGAGAAGCGCCTCTCCCGGTTCACGGACATCGACTTCATGCACAAGCAGCACGTGACCGACAAGAAGGTCGACTGCATGCATTGCCACGAGCCGATCAAACACGCCGTCAAGACGAGCATGGAGCCGCTCCATTTCGACTGCAGCGTCTGCCACGAGCGCAAGCACAACATCCAGAAGCAGATCTACCAGGGGATCGGCGCGCGGGGCGTGCCGAACCGGCCCAGCCCGATGTTCACGATGAACGTCGACTGCCCGGCGTGCCACTACGTCAAGAAGATGGGGCCGGAAGCCGCCCAATTCCTCGGCCAGACGTTCCGGGCCGGCGAGGACGGATGCATCAAGTGCCACGGGGAGGACTTCCGGGGCATCCTCGACGAGTGGCACAAGACGTTGAAGGACGCGGTGGCCGACGCGAAGCCCGCCGTCGACAAGGCGCGCATCCTGGCGCGGGCGGGCGGCAATTCGAAGGCGGTCCGCCTGGCGAAGGACGCGGAGTACAACTTCCTGTTCGTCCAGTACGGCCACGGCGTGCACAACGTGGAGTACGCGGTGGACGTGCTGGCGAAGGCGAAGGCCGACGCCGAGGCGGCGCTGGCGGCGAGCAAAAAGTAA
- a CDS encoding cytochrome b/b6 domain-containing protein, giving the protein MPEDDRKDAIRDAVEREIEAAVNEQVPGLPPDQAAALREKIRLRVREEIERDLRARTASDRRDAAHLAREARKKEKHGAEGETFLRFNRNFRFQHMVMFSSVILLIVTGMPLKFPNFIFSRFVINFWGGIQHSTIVHRIGAGMLIYFMVHHFIYTILTRDGRRDFLLLLPKFGDAKDIAHNIRHFLGKVPEKPRFGRFSYIEKFDYWAVYWGCIIMIGSGLFLWFETDVLRFLPKYALDVAHEMHSDEAMLATLAIVIWHFYNVHFNPDRFPGTLLWWHGRMSEHEMKEEHPLELEEIMARRARESAEVTNR; this is encoded by the coding sequence ATGCCTGAGGACGACCGGAAGGACGCAATCAGGGACGCCGTCGAACGGGAGATCGAGGCGGCCGTGAACGAGCAGGTACCGGGGCTGCCCCCGGATCAGGCCGCCGCGCTGCGCGAGAAGATCCGCCTGCGCGTTCGGGAAGAGATCGAGCGGGACCTTCGGGCCCGGACCGCCTCGGACCGGAGGGACGCGGCCCATCTCGCGAGGGAGGCCCGGAAAAAGGAGAAGCACGGGGCGGAAGGGGAGACGTTCCTCCGGTTCAACCGGAACTTCCGCTTCCAGCACATGGTGATGTTCTCCTCGGTCATCCTCCTCATCGTCACCGGGATGCCGCTGAAGTTCCCCAACTTCATCTTCTCTCGCTTCGTCATCAACTTCTGGGGCGGGATCCAGCATTCCACCATCGTCCACCGCATCGGCGCGGGGATGCTGATCTACTTCATGGTCCACCACTTCATCTACACGATCCTCACGCGCGACGGGCGGCGCGACTTCCTGCTCCTGCTCCCCAAGTTCGGCGACGCGAAAGACATCGCGCACAACATCCGGCACTTCCTCGGCAAGGTCCCGGAAAAGCCGCGCTTCGGGCGGTTCAGCTACATCGAGAAGTTCGACTACTGGGCGGTCTACTGGGGCTGCATCATCATGATCGGGTCGGGGCTGTTCCTGTGGTTCGAGACGGATGTCCTGCGGTTCCTCCCGAAGTACGCCCTTGACGTGGCCCATGAGATGCACAGCGACGAGGCGATGCTGGCGACCCTCGCGATCGTCATCTGGCACTTCTACAACGTCCACTTCAACCCCGACCGGTTTCCGGGGACGCTGCTTTGGTGGCACGGCCGGATGTCCGAGCATGAGATGAAGGAAGAGCACCCCCTCGAGCTGGAGGAAATTATGGCGCGGCGCGCCAGGGAGTCGGCGGAGGTCACCAACCGATGA